The window TCAAATTCCTCCGGCAGTAAGCTTGTCCAATCCAATACCTTGATTGGGTTCTTCTTGATTTCGCTGTATCTTAAGTTTCCCATCTTTGAGCCTCCTTTTTAAAGAAGGATCAGTATATCATAAATCGTAATAACCTTTAATAATATCCGCCATCAGTATAGGCGGTCTTGCCCTGGCCAAAATAAGCTGTGAGTCCAGGTATCAGACGAGAAAGCCCACGAATCAGGACTTCCGGGTATTCGTTTGGGAAAACGGGTGGGAAGGTTGCTTCCTGGGTATGAGTGTCATACGTCCAGATGATTAAAAGCTCGTGGTGTGGGCTTTTTCCACGTGGTCTCACATGAACACCTGCCGGGAAGCGTTCCAGCAAATGTGTTTCGCCGCGTGCACAAATCTCATCACGTTCGGCATCAGTCCAGGGCAACGTCACCGGGTCATTCCAGATAAGAAGTGGGGCATCGTCCGGAAGCACGCCAAGCGGGTCTTTCAGTGCAATTTTCCCGTGCAACTCACACACAACGGGAAGTTCCAGGCCGGCAAACGCGGCTACCCGATTCAACAACGGACCTGCGGCAATCACCACCCGATCAGTGGCAACCGTATCTTTTCCATCCACTTCGACGCCTTGAACGCGGTTTTCCGACGTGAGAATCCGACTGACCTTCCCCTGTCTGAATCGCCCACCGTGCGCCGCAATCTGTTCAAGCATCCACTGGCCCAGCCGCGCTGGAATCATCCAGCCAGCCCGTCGAACGTGGAGCATGGCCTGTGCCTCGCTGGTGATATAGGGAAAAAGATGCTGGATGGCATCAGGACTTGTCAGAAAATCCGCTCCGGTTGGAAGGTGTTCAAACCCTTCGGCTGGAGACGGAACATAGGTGGAAAGGTCGGAATGGTCGCGCACCGGACCCGCGCCGAGTGCGGAAATGACATCAGCCGTCTCACGCAAGGTTTGGGCTTGCTCAGGGTCTCCGGTCAGGAAGACATATCCACGGCGGTTGAGTTCAAACACGTTGTCGCTGAGGTGGGCGAGTTCTTCGAGCAAGTCAATGCTGCGATTGATGAACTGCACCATCTGGTGGCCGGGGCCGGGCCACCAGTTCCGATACGCACCCGTGCCTTTATCGCTTGTGAGTGTCAGTGGAGGGCGCTCATCCAGGAGGAGGACATCGCGAATGCCGTGGTTTACGACCAGATGGTAGGCAGCGGCAACTCCGGCCATACCGGCACCACACACGACCACTGAACTGCGTGTTTGTGTCATGAGAAAAGCTCACCTGGAGAATTTGGAATGGCTAAGGAAACCCCAAGTGTAGCGCACTTTCTTTTTTCTGCCGAGTTTTCTGTCAGTTATAGCCTTTCAGAAAAAGATTCCCCCTCGGAGCGCCGTCATCTGATTGAAAATCAAACTGCTTTGTGCCGGCAGGATGCCGGCGCTCCCAGGAAATATTTATCTGAAAATTCGAATATCTGAAATAATTGTATTTCCTTGAACCCTGAACCCTGAACCCCGAACCCTGAACCCTGAATGGCGTTACTCATTTCGAAGGGCAATCAGCGGGTCGATTTTGACGGCTCTGCGGGCTGGCCAGTAGGCGGCAAAGAGTCCCAATCCGATGAGAAAGACCACGACCATTCCAAGTGTGACTGGATCTGTTGGGCTGAGTTGAAACAACAGCGACATCACCAATCGAGCACAAACACTGGCGACAGCCAGACCAATCACAACACCAGCCACCAGCAGTTTGGATGATTCGTGAAAAATTAAGCGGAAAATATCGCGGCTGTGAGCGCCAAGGGCAATGCGGACACCAATTTCACGGGTTCGGGAACTAACCAGAAACGTCAGCATGGCATACAACCCCGTGGCGGCCATAACCAGTGCCAGCACCGCCAGAAGCGACATTAACACCATCGCAAATCGGTCTGGCGTACTCCATTTCGCCAGCAATTGATCCATTACCACGATGCTATGAACCGGTTGGGTCGGGTCAACCTGAAGCGCCTGTTGACGGGCGGCCTGGATCAATTGAATCGGATCATTTGAAGTCCGAATCACCACGTTCATCGCCAGGTACGGGTTTTGAGCATGAGGAATGAAAATTTCGGGCTGTGGGGTGCTTTTCAACCCGTAATACCGGGCATCTCCAACCACACCAACGATTTCGTACGGATATTTCCCGCCCAGGTAATCAACCACCAGTCGTTTTCCCACCGCATTTCCATCGGGCCATTCCCGGCGGACCAGGGCTTCATTCACAATTAACACCCTGGGTGTCTCCGGGCGATCATCAGCCGTGAAGGCACGTCCGGAACGAAATGGAATTCCCACCGTGTCAAAATAGTTTGGCGTCACCATGCGGATGCTGGTTTCACGAGGGACTCCAACTGGTTCCGGCTCTCCTTCACGCCAGACCGGGCGATCAAAATCAATCCCAACTCCGCTCATTGGCAAAACCGTGGTTGCCGCAACTGAAGTGACACCCGGAAGGCTCCGCAATCGTTCATAGAGGTTCTGATAGTAGACCAACCCTTGCCGACCGTCTTTGTAGCTGCCGCCGTCAAGAAATACCCGCAACACCAGCAAATTCGCAGAGTGAAATCCTGGATCCACCGAAAGCACATTGAGAAAGCTGCGGATAAACAGTCCGGCGCCAAACAGCAGTACCATTGCCAGTGCCACTTCAATCACCACCAGGGCTTTGCGCATTCGGTTTGGAAACACACCACCCGTGGAATTGACATGGTTGCTTTCCTGCAGGGTTTTGGCGATTCCCTGACGACTTCCGTGCAGGGCAGGGGCAATTCCAAACAGAATGCCAGTGAGGATTGAAATGACAAAAGTAAAGAGCAACACCTGAGGATCAATTGCTACTTCAGCCAATCGTGGAATATCAGCCGGTGCCAGTTTGACCAGGGTTTCGATGCCAAGGAACGTCACGCCAATCCCAAGGCCACCAGCCAGAAGCGATAACATCAGGCTTTCGGTTAAAACCATCTGTAGCAATTGCTGTCGCGAAGCGCCAAGTGCCTGGCGAATCGCGATTTCCCGCTGCCGGGTCAATGATCTGGCCAGAAACAGCCCGGCCACATTGGCACAGGCAATACACAAGACAAACCCGACCGCACCAAATAAAGCCAGGAGCGGCAGGCGTGAGGTATTTACCAGTTCATCCTGAAGCCGTACCAGCGAAACGCGCCATCCGGCATTGGTTTTTGAGAACTGCTGGTCAAGGCCGACTGCCACTGAATTGAGATTGGATTGAGCCTGTTCGAGGGTGATGCCGGGTTTGAGTCGAGCCACTACTTTTAAAAAGTGGTAATCGCGGGGCGGTCCATTCGGGAAACGTGTTCCGGTATAGGAACTGTTGACATTCCAGGGGACCCAGGCATCAGCTTCAGCTTCAGGGAGGGTAAGCCCCGACGGCATGACCGCCATAACTCGCCAGAATTTGCCGTCAATTGAAATTTCTTTCCCGATGATATGTGGATCCCCAGCCAGGCGACCCTGCCATAACTTACGACTGATGACGACGAGTCGGTCCCCGTTTTGCAACTGATCAGCCGCGTTAAAACTGGTGCCGATGGTGTCAGCCGGTGTAAACGGGCGACCAAGCAGAGGTTCCATTCCCAGGACTCGAAAGAAATCGGTCGAAGCCTGAGCCACTTTGATTTGCTCGGGTTCAAATTCTCCGCGAAGCGTTCGTGATGATTCATACCAGGTTGCCATCCCTTCAAACGCCGAAGCCTGAGCCTGCCAGTCCAGAAAATTTCCGGGTGACGGTCCGACGTGGTCGAGCCCCTGGGCCTGGTGGGTATCCCAGACCATAACCAGTGACGCTGGCTGGCGGTAGGGAAGTGGACGCAGCAAAACCGCGTTGACCACGCTAAACAGTGCGGTATTGGCGGCAATTCCAACGGCCAGGGTAAGCACGATCAAGCTTGAAAATCCTGGTTGTTTTCGAAGCAGACGAAGACTGGACCGAAGATCAATTGATAGCATGGGAGATTCCTTTGAGACGAAATGACCAGCCAACCCATGTGTGCAATTGCCGTTCCAGGTTGTATATAAATAAATCTTTAAAAATGAATGATTTGAGGGAGTGAGGGAGTGCGATGGTGCCCAAAGTCGGGAGGGGAGTGTTCGGTTTTGAACAGGTGGGGTGGAGCTTTCGAAGAAGGATGGCTTCCGGGTTCCTGGTTTCGAAAACCCGGAACCCGGAACCCGGAACCCGGAACCCGGAACCCGGAACCCGGAACCCGGAACCCGGAACCCGGAACCCGGAACCCGGAACCCGGAACCCGGAACCCGGAATCGGAAAGACTAGGCTGGAAAATACTTGCCAATGATCGCGGCCAGTCGTTCGCGGGTTTCTTTGGTGATTTTTTCAGGGTTGGTCATTACCGCGTGTTTGAGTGCCGAGTTATATGGCGACACCAGATCACTTTGGGCCAGCCGTTCGACCGCACCCCGAATAATCCGCTGGGCGTTGGTAACGTTTTTATTCAGGTATTCGATGACCATTTCCACCGTGACGTCGGAATGTCCCTGATGCCAGCAATCATAATCGGTCACCATGGCGAGCGTGGAATAGCTCATTTCGGCTTCACGGGCCAGTTTGGCTTCCTGGAGGTTGGTCATCCCAATGATATCCATCCCCCACATTCGGTAAACATTTGACTCAGCACGGGTTGAGAAAGCCGGACCTTCCATGCACAGATAGGTGCCGCCACGATGAATCGTCACATCACCCAGGCTGCGGCCAGCTTCTTCAACAATGTCAGACAGATATTTGCAGACCGGGTCGGCAAAGGTGATATGCCCAACGATTCCATTTCCAAAGAACGTTGACTCCTGAACACGGGCTCGTGTTCGGTCAAAAAACTGATCGGGAATTACCATGTGGAGGGGTTCGAGTTCTTCCTTGAGTGAGCCAACGGCTGAAACTGACAGGATGAATTCGACGCCCAGGGTTTTGAGGGCATAGATATTGGCCCGAAATGGGAGTTCAGTTGGTAAAAGATAGTGGCCACGTCCGTGGCGTGCTAAAAAGACCACGGGAACACCATTGAGTGTGCCGCTGATAAAAGCATCTGACGGGTTGCCAAAGGGCGTTTCAACGCGGATTTCACGGATATTTTCAAGCCCTTCCATCTGGTACAGGCCACTGCCGCCGATGATGCCGATTTTGATTGGTTGCTGTGTGAGATCTGACATGCGTTCTATGTATAACTCCTTGATTGATATTGAGTGAAGTCGTGAAGTAGCGAAATGGTGAGTAGTCACAGGATTTTGGGAGTGACCGAAACCAATTTGAGAATCAACGTTAATTGGTTTTACTGCTTCACGACTTCACGACTTCACTATTTCGCTGCACTTAGGGACTGTAAAAAATCAACTTCCCGTTTTCAGTTGGGAGCGCGGGCGTCCCGCCCGCCATAAGTCGGAAGATGCGGGCAAGATGCCCGCGCTCCCAGGAACTTATTTTTTAACGATCCCTTACTTTTTAAAGGCAAAAGCCAGGACTGACACGACCAGAATGATGAAGCCGATGATGCCCATCACAAAAGCACCTTGAGCCGGTCCAGCATTCGATTTCTGGTTGTTCCCTTCATAAATCCGGATTGCTTTTTGTGCCTGGAACAAACCCACCACTGACGCCCCGATTCCCAGCCAAAAATAGGGAATAGCCAGACTGAGCATCAGTAAAACCAGCCCGGTAATTGACGTCGCCAGCGCAATCTGGGTGCATTTTTTGGCAATCAACACATTGGCGCCACCCAGGTCATAGTCATAGTCTTCCCCCTCTGGCTGGTTGGGGTATGCCTGCATCTGGGACTGGTTATACATCACGTTTGGCGGCGGGGCCAGTGGTCCTGAAAATCCTGGTTGAGGAATGCCACCCGGTGGTGCGCTGGACATTCCGGATGCCATTGGTCCCCCTGGGAAAGCTGGCGGAAACCCACTTTGCGCAAATGGCGGATCCGGTGGTGGCGGTGGCGGCGGTGGTGCCATCCAGGGATCTTCTTTATCTCTCAAGGTTTCGGCTTCGTGTCCAGCCATGATTTGAGGATTGGTTTCAGGTGTGTTTCCAATCTCAGTCTGTTCAAATAGCCGTGAGACATATTTTTCAACTTCACGCTCATTATTGACGGTTTTCAGACGCTCAACATCACGCAGAAACCGATAGGTGGCCAGATCCACTCCCGAATTTGGACACCGCTGGAGCAAGATTCTTACAAAATAAGTAATCCGTTCACGCTGGTCTTCAGCCGGTGGAACCTGAAAGGAATCAAAGTTGATAAAGGAACAGTCAAGTCGAACCGGGCGATTGGCCGCCGGAGCGAAAATATCCACATAGCGTTTGCATTGATTTGAGTCATATCCCGACTGAAAAACCGCAATCAGGTGAATGTCTTCATAGTTCAGACTGCTGACCATCGGGTGAGCCAGGGTAAATCCATAACTGGTTGCTGTCACCCGACCGGTTGTCATCGGTGTCATGCCCCGACCGGCCTCATTCAAAGGTGGGTTCCAAACTCGAAGTT of the Acidobacteriota bacterium genome contains:
- a CDS encoding ABC transporter permease; the encoded protein is MLSIDLRSSLRLLRKQPGFSSLIVLTLAVGIAANTALFSVVNAVLLRPLPYRQPASLVMVWDTHQAQGLDHVGPSPGNFLDWQAQASAFEGMATWYESSRTLRGEFEPEQIKVAQASTDFFRVLGMEPLLGRPFTPADTIGTSFNAADQLQNGDRLVVISRKLWQGRLAGDPHIIGKEISIDGKFWRVMAVMPSGLTLPEAEADAWVPWNVNSSYTGTRFPNGPPRDYHFLKVVARLKPGITLEQAQSNLNSVAVGLDQQFSKTNAGWRVSLVRLQDELVNTSRLPLLALFGAVGFVLCIACANVAGLFLARSLTRQREIAIRQALGASRQQLLQMVLTESLMLSLLAGGLGIGVTFLGIETLVKLAPADIPRLAEVAIDPQVLLFTFVISILTGILFGIAPALHGSRQGIAKTLQESNHVNSTGGVFPNRMRKALVVIEVALAMVLLFGAGLFIRSFLNVLSVDPGFHSANLLVLRVFLDGGSYKDGRQGLVYYQNLYERLRSLPGVTSVAATTVLPMSGVGIDFDRPVWREGEPEPVGVPRETSIRMVTPNYFDTVGIPFRSGRAFTADDRPETPRVLIVNEALVRREWPDGNAVGKRLVVDYLGGKYPYEIVGVVGDARYYGLKSTPQPEIFIPHAQNPYLAMNVVIRTSNDPIQLIQAARQQALQVDPTQPVHSIVVMDQLLAKWSTPDRFAMVLMSLLAVLALVMAATGLYAMLTFLVSSRTREIGVRIALGAHSRDIFRLIFHESSKLLVAGVVIGLAVASVCARLVMSLLFQLSPTDPVTLGMVVVFLIGLGLFAAYWPARRAVKIDPLIALRNE
- a CDS encoding S-methyl-5'-thioadenosine phosphorylase; translated protein: MSDLTQQPIKIGIIGGSGLYQMEGLENIREIRVETPFGNPSDAFISGTLNGVPVVFLARHGRGHYLLPTELPFRANIYALKTLGVEFILSVSAVGSLKEELEPLHMVIPDQFFDRTRARVQESTFFGNGIVGHITFADPVCKYLSDIVEEAGRSLGDVTIHRGGTYLCMEGPAFSTRAESNVYRMWGMDIIGMTNLQEAKLAREAEMSYSTLAMVTDYDCWHQGHSDVTVEMVIEYLNKNVTNAQRIIRGAVERLAQSDLVSPYNSALKHAVMTNPEKITKETRERLAAIIGKYFPA
- a CDS encoding FAD-binding oxidoreductase, which gives rise to MTQTRSSVVVCGAGMAGVAAAYHLVVNHGIRDVLLLDERPPLTLTSDKGTGAYRNWWPGPGHQMVQFINRSIDLLEELAHLSDNVFELNRRGYVFLTGDPEQAQTLRETADVISALGAGPVRDHSDLSTYVPSPAEGFEHLPTGADFLTSPDAIQHLFPYITSEAQAMLHVRRAGWMIPARLGQWMLEQIAAHGGRFRQGKVSRILTSENRVQGVEVDGKDTVATDRVVIAAGPLLNRVAAFAGLELPVVCELHGKIALKDPLGVLPDDAPLLIWNDPVTLPWTDAERDEICARGETHLLERFPAGVHVRPRGKSPHHELLIIWTYDTHTQEATFPPVFPNEYPEVLIRGLSRLIPGLTAYFGQGKTAYTDGGYY